Proteins from a single region of Nerophis ophidion isolate RoL-2023_Sa linkage group LG10, RoL_Noph_v1.0, whole genome shotgun sequence:
- the wu:fc23c09 gene encoding wu:fc23c09 yields the protein MVRNLPTRTTVQDVNMGKTNPVEIEPETENQLPIKTVKVRGGKKGRKRKQQITKMAVKKPHFPYFQDNYCPPDCACYGGVVQCSDKAVEKIPYGVPYSVRYLLLMNNHIDSIQLDLLREYVSMEFLVLSNNRLKDGTIEGAFEGVPALKRLYLDGNLLMSVPTDLPGSLEELRLDNNGLAVMSEVAWARCPGLLVLSLRNNTLGEGSGSLPDAVLSPLRRLQTLNLDLNQLTSVPLGLPLSVKELYLRGNLVEHFSGRVFDGKPELVVLDLSANRLTNKGLPKDALLNATNLESLNLEGNRLKQVPRHLPLSLKTLNLECNLISSVKRRAFRNLKNLEHLGLARNKISKVVPGAFRSLPALHQLDLCHNALNHVPRQLPQGLHSVALTHNKIQSVPRDAFCWGLAGSGLSRLVRVQLENNLIDMAMLDSKAFRCLRGFQVVHFY from the exons ATGGTGCGAAATCTGCCAACTAGGACGACCGTCCAAGACGTGAACATGGGAAAAACAAACCCGGTCGAAATAGAACCAGAAACTGAAAATCAGTTGCCAATTAAGACAGTTAAAGTCAGAGGTGGTAAAAAAGGAAGgaaaagaaaacaacaaataACAAAAATGGCTGTCAAAAAGCCCCATTTTCCTTACTTCCAGGACAACTACTGCCCTCCCGATTGTGCCTGCTATGGAGG GGTGGTCCAATGTTCCGACAAAGCAGTGGAAAAGATTCCGTACGGCGTCCCCTACAGTGTCCGCTACCTTCTGCTAATGAACAACCACATCGACAGCATCCAGCTGGACCTCCTCAGGGAATACGTCTCCATGGAGTTCTTGGTCCTGAGCAACAACCGGCTCAAAGACGGCACCATAGAGGGCGCGTTCGAGGGCGTCCCGGCCTTGAAGCGTCTCTACCTGGATGGTAACCTTCTGATGAGCGTGCCGACAGATCTTCCGGGTTCTCTAGAGGAGCTGCGCCTGGACAATAACGGCTTGGCGGTGATGTCAGAGGTAGCCTGGGCTCGGTGTCCTGGTCTCTTGGTGTTAAGTCTTAGGAACAACACACTGGGTGAAGGATCGGGATCTCTTCCGGACGCGGTGCTTTCCCCTCTACGCCGCCTGCAAACTTTGAACCTGGACCTCAATCAGCTGACCTCGGTTCCGCTGGGGTTGCCCCTGTCCGTGAAGGAGCTGTACCTCAGAGGGAACCTTGTTGAGCACTTCAGCGGGCGAGTCTTTGACGGAAAACCCGAGCTGGTGGTGCTGGATCTGAGTGCTAACCGACTGACCAATAAGGGTCTTCCTAAAGACGCTCTCCTCAATGCGACCAACCTGGAGAGTCTCAACCTAGAAGGGAATCGTCTCAAACAAGTGCCCCGACACCTTCCCTTATCCTTGAAGACCTTAAACCTCGAGTGCAACCTAATCTCCTCTGTTAAACGAAGAGCCTTTAGAAACTTGAAAAACCTGGAACACCTGGGCCTGGCTCGGAACAAGATCTCCAAAGTGGTTCCAGGCGCCTTCCGGAGCTTGCCCGCCTTGCACCAGTTAGACCTTTGCCACAACGCCTTAAACCACGTACCCAGGCAGCTACCACAGGGTCTCCACTCCGTCGCGCTCACGCACAACAAGATCCAATCGGTGCCACGGGATGCCTTCTGCTGGGGCCTTGCGGGTTCTGGACTCAGCAGGCTGGTTCGAGTCCAGCTAGAGAACAACTTGATTGACATGGCAATGCTGGATTCGAAGGCTTTCAGGTGCTTGAGAGGCTTCCAGGTGGTACATTTCTACTGA